CAAAATATTTTAAATTATTCACCCATGCAAACAGGTTTGATTACCTTGATTTCCACATTTCCTATCTTAGGGATTGCTCCATTAGGTGGGTATTTGGCAGATCGCATCGGATTAAAATGGCCTGTTGTGATGGGCTTGGGACTTATTTTCTTTTGCTTTGGTTGGTTTTTGATTTTTAATCGAGTGGGGACATTTTGGCTCTTTTTACCCGCGCTTTTGGCATTTGGATGTGGAGCTGCTTTAGTTTACACACCCATTAGCTCATATTCAATTGGAGCTATTGCTGAAAAAAAACGTGGGGTTGCCGCAGGTATTTTAAACACCTTTCGTTTTTTAGGAGCTAGTATTGGACTTGCAATTTTAGGCTCGATTCTCAATGGAACAGAAGACCATGTGCTGCAAAAAAAGTTATCTCAGAATGTTGAAACAGAACATCTAACTGTAGATCAGTTAGAGGGCTTATTGGCAAAAACAAAAAATGCATTAAGTGTACTCAAAGAATTTTCTAAAAGTGCGCAGCAATACATTGTTTCAAGTGCTAAGTTAGCATTTTTTGATGGCTTTTTTTTCATGCACTTTGTGGCGATGCTTTTGATTGGATGTGTGCTTGTTTATGCTTTTTTTCAATTGAAAGATACAAACCATGAAGAGGATTGAAGTTAAGACTGAAATTTAAGGTTAATCAATAAGTAAGACCTTTTTCCAATAGCCTTTTTTGAAACGATAAGAATAAATCAAAGTCAAAATCAAGCCATATACCGCTCCAATCATCCATGCTGTTTCTACAGAGATATTGAAGTGGTTTAAAAGAAAATAGATGGGAATGACCACAAAGCACCAGACAGAAAAAGCGCCTGTATATAGTAAAAAACGCGTATCACCAGCAGCGGTTAATACTCCGTTAAACAAGAGTCGAACCCATGCAAAAAAGATGTAAATCAGGCTCAAAATTAAGCAAAACGTGATATTTTCTAATGTTGTGGGAATCATCATATTTTCTGCTGAAAAAAAGAGCGCAACAAAAGATTGTGGAAATAGAAGAAGGCCAATGAGGGAAAGTACAAAAAAAGGAGCAAAGATTTTCAAGCCTGTTTTAATCACTTTGGGAACCATCTCGTGGTTTTTTTCTCCAATGAGATTTCCGCAAATGGCGGTCGCCGCTTTCCCCACACCTTCACCTACAAACCAGAGTCCAAAAATGAGCGTTTGGCAAATGGAGCTGATAGTGATATGCACAATGCTTGCATTACGCATGAGTTTATAAAATGTAGACCAACCGATAAGTTCCATCATGGTAAAAACGGCAAGAGGAGCTGCAACGCGAATGATTCTTAAAAATAAGGGGAAATGTAAGCGTATGCGATGGGTAAAAAAACGCTCTCGATTGGTTTTGTTTAAAAAGACGCCAAGAAGAATCACAATTTGTAACACTTCACCCACATTTGTGGCAATGGCAGCCCCTTTAATGCCCATGGAAGGAATGAATCCCTCAATTCCAAAAATCAACACATAATCTAAGATCATGTTAATGATATTGGCACTGACGATAATAACTGTTACGAGAAGGATCTTGCCTTGTCCTATAAAAAAGGAACACAGAGCACCTCCTGCTGCAACAAAAGGCCCAAAATAGAGAAGATAAGAAAAGTAGGTCGACTCAAGTGCCCCTTGAGTCAATAGAGGTGTGCCAAAAATGGCAAGGGGAAAGAAAAGTAGACTAGATAATAGAGAAAACCAGAGCATTTGCCATATAGGGCGTCCCAAATAGGCATAGCGTTTTGCCCCAAAATATTGAGCAACAAATGCTTCACTCATGCTTGTGATCACATAAGGAGCAAGGGTAAAGGCATAAGCAAGCATCCCTGCGACAGCAGCTGCATTAAGCGCGGCTAGGCTATAGCGAGCCAGAAATAAGCGATCGACCAAAATCATAAAAAGCCAAGATAACGAATTGAGCATCAAGGGAAAAGAGATCGCCATTAACTCTTTTAGAGAGCCTGAAGGATATTTTGTTAGTGCCATAGTGATCCTTGTTACTGATGCTACCACAGTAACTCCAGCTTATAGAGAGGCTACAAAGGGCGATCTACTTCGTCTTACTCTTCACCCAACTCTTAATTGAGTTGAGTTTCATCGTAATACTTGTACCTCATCCCTTTTCGCGCTCTCTCTAAATTAGATTTACTGTGGTAACATCAGTTATACAAAAAGGCTGAAAAATTAAATAGCTAATTTTCAATTGCATCCAAAGGGTATAAAAAATATTTTAAACAAATTCTTAACGATTTGTTTAATTAATCTTAATATAAGAGGGTTAAGTTTAATTACATGAAACTAAAATTGAGTTTATAGTTAATTTTTAATAATAAAGAGATAGGGAGAAAATATATGGCTGGAGTACAAAAAAAAGTCAAAGATGCCGTGCTTTTGTTAAAATCTTTTGTGCAATCACCACAAAATCAAGCGCTTGCAAGAATTAAAACGCAATCCTATAAGGATTTTGAAACCTTATGTCAGGTAGATTTCAAAGCGCTTTCAAATGGCAAAGGACTAAGAGAAATTCGAAATACTTTCAAAGTGCTTTTAAATTATTTAAAAAAATACCACGAACAAGAAGAGGCTCAAGATCTTATGGTTCTAGTTGAAAGAGCCATTCATAAATTAGACGAATACCACACATTGACAGAGCACGAAATTGGAAAAGTGGCCAATACCAATGAATATTCCAAACTCAAAGAATTCTATTATTCAAAGATATTAGCCCAAGAAGTAGAGATTGAGGAGAAAAAAGTAGGCATACATGATCTTGAAACCGTACAAAAAGATCGTGATTATGATCTTTTTTACATCAAACAAGAGGGTGGAGGGCGTTTTTTTGATAAAAGTTTAATAAGAAAAATCCGCGCTGCAAGTGATTATTCTCATTTGCAAATTGAAGATACGCTTTTAGATCCTGTGTTGAGTTATCAAGAAATCCATGATTTTGATGTGCAATCGATTGCAAGATTCATTTTTGATAAAAACTACCACAAAATCCAAGATTTTCTGCAACAGACTTTCGACTTTCGGGATACTGTGCTTTTTATGACAGCAAGAAAAGCACTTATGGCTCTCATGCTTGCAGGTTACGAGAAAAATTCTTTGATCAATGCACCCAAAAAAACGTGTATGACCTATTTTAGTGATTTTCAAACCTACTTACGAAATGTCATCCAATCCTTGGATTTTATCCAATTGGTCAGTTTTGAAACAACAAAGACAGAACCACAACATGTTTTAGTCGATTGCATATTGAGTATTTGTGCCACACTTTACACATCTGACCTGCCAGATCATTCTCACTTCAGTATTACAAAAGAACTCATTGATAGAGGCAAAAAGCGCAAAATGCCCAAAGATCAGCCTTTAGAAAAAACGCTGCTTTCCGATAAGTTGGAAGATCAAAACGATGAATTTTCGTTAGAATTAGAACACTATGTGCATGGTCCGATTTTAAAAGTGTGGGATTTTTTACAAGATACGGAGCAGCACTACGTATTTGATGCGATAATGCAGGGCAATATTCCCTATACGTTGTTTGATTTGGAAATTGGAGGATTTTCAACAAGTTGTTTACGTCTGCCTTGTCCCACACAACAAGAATTTATCAATAAAGTCAAAATTATCGAAGAATTCAAAGATTTTATTCGGGGAATGCAGATTAAAGACAAAACTTACAAGCATTTGCTCATCAATTTACAAGATCGTACTTCTTCTAAAGAATATCCTAGAAGTATTGCTTTAGAAACCTTTCAAAAAGAAGCGGAATTTGCCAGACACATTTATGTTCTCACACTTCCCAAAAATACCGATTTTTATCAACAAAAAGGGATCTATCAAGAAATCGAAACAGCAAAAGAATTTATCTATGCACTAAAAATGCAAATTGAAAGTGGAGAAGAATGTGGGTTTTTCTTCCCAGAAATTTTAAAACCTAGTCTTTCTTCTCATTTCATTGAAAGGATGCTCAAAATATTGCATGAAGGTTTTTTTGAAGGTAAAAAGAAACTCACAGAAGATGAGAAAAAAGCCTTTATTGAATTGGCTTACCTCAGTATCCAACTCAAAGCCATCGAAGAGATCAAACCACAAACCTTTTCACTCACATGCAAAGATGCGATTGATGATGGGGGAGTTAGCAACGCTGTGCTCTACTGCTTTTTATTGTTTTTAAAACAAGAACAAATAGATGAGAGATTTTTGCATCGTTTATTGTTTGAAATTCCCATGATGCTTAGAGAAAGAGGCATGATTCAAGAAGATTTTCAGCGTTTTGACATAACTCTAAAAGCGATAGAAAAAAGCTTAAAGAAAACCACGCTTAAAGAATTGAACCAACTTTTTGAGCTTGATGTTTTGAAAATACGTATTATTTAGAAACCAAAAAGTTTTAGCAGATCGTTATGAATGTGCCCATTGGAACCGACAATAGATGGGCTTATAAGATGGTGCTCTTTGTTTTCAAGTGTCGTGATCATGCCTCCAGCTTCTTTGACAAGCAAGCTGCCAGCAGCCACGTCCCAGGGTTTTAAAAAAAGTTCCCAAAATGCATCCTGTCTTCCTGCTGCAACATAAGCAAGATCCAAAGCTGCGCTCCCAGCACGTCTAATAGCAAGCCCCTTGTTTAAAACAGCATTGGCATAACCAATATTTTTTTTGAAATCTTCAAGGCGAGGAGAAAATCCTGTGGAAATCAATATAGAATCTAGTTGTTTGACATTGGATACATGGAGTTGTTTTCCATTGAGATAAGCCCCCTGGTCCTCAACGGCAAAAAAGAGTTCATCTAGATTAGAATCCAAAACCACACCTACAATCACTTTGCCCATGTGCTCTAAGGCAATGGATGTGCAGTAAAAAGGAAAGCCTCTTGAAAAATTCAGCGTCCCATCGAGAGGATCAATTACCCAACGATAGTCTGAGCGCTTCTCTTCTTCTCCTGTTTCTTCACCTAAAAATCCGTGTTTTGGAAAAGTTTCAAATAAAGATTTTTTTATCGCTTTTTCAGCTTCTTGGTCTGCTGTGGTCACGACATCGCAAATCGCTGATTTGCTAGAGGTTGTAAATCCAATTTTAGAATAATATTGGTGGATCGATTTTGATAATTGTGCCGCTTTAATTGCAGCTTGTAAGAAGGCGTTATGCATTGCAAATTAATGTTTTTTATTAGATAATAACAAAGGCGGAAAAAAAATGCAAAGGTCTAAAAAGTGATAAGAAGAATTTTAATTTTTAGTATTTTTTTGTTTGGCTCAACGTTGACCCTGCTGCATTTTAAAAGAAAAAATGCAAAAGCAGCAGTAGAAATACAAACAAAAATTCAAAAGCCAGATGAAAAGACAAAGCAAGACCTCAAAACGCCTCTGCGCGTACGTTCATGTGATGATTTAAAGGGATTGCCTGTAGCTGATCGCATCAATGAATTATTCAATACAACAGGACAAAAATCTTCGCTTATAGATACAATTCGCTATACGTTTAGAGTGGATTGGAAAGAGGACAAGAAGCCAGCGTGGCTTTCTGATTATGCCACATTTCATGAAACATCCAAGCATTTTATTGCTCGTTCACTCAATGGATCAAGAGATTATTTAAAACAAGATTTAAAACAAGGAGACCATTTCAATGTGCTCAAGAAAGAGGTCTCGTTTTACTTACTTGTGGATTTGTCACGATCACGTGTGTGGTTCTATGGGTTAGACCATCAAAATCAGCGTGCTATTCTTTTGAAAACCTATCTTGTAGGGCTTGGAAAATTAGATAGCACAAAACCTTCAGGATCCTTGACGCCTGAGGGGACCTTCAACTTTCAAGAAAATGTGGCGACCTATCGCGTTGGAAGATTTGATAAATATAAGGATCTGGATACAGAAATGATTCGCGTGTTTGGAACCCGCTGGATTCCTATCAAAGAAAATGCAGACGATCATGGGAGATTGGGCTTACATGGAGCTCCATGGCGAGGAGAAGAACCAAAAGAAGAGCGCTCTTTAATTGGTCAATATGATTCTGATGGATGTTTACGTTTTTCCCAAGAAGATATTGAAGAAATTTATGCCATTTGCATCTCAAAACCTACCACAGTGGAAATTGTCAAAGATTTTCATGAAGCTGTGTTTTTGGATAAGGGAGAGTGGAAATGACAAGAAAAACGATTTTACCCCACGAAATTGAAATCATGGAATATGAGCAAGCCATTGGGCAGATGCAAGAGCAAAAAGTATGGGATCCTGAAGATTTAAAACGCTTGCAAGATAAGCTCATTCTTTTGAGAAAAAAAGCCTATTCAAAACTCTCTGCTTGGGAACGTGTGCAGATTTCAAGGCATCCAAATCGTCCCAAAGCCAAAGATTACCTTGAGGCTCTTTTCACAGATTTTGTCGAACTTTTTGGAGATCGTACATTTGGAGATGATCATGCAATCATCACAGGTTTGGGTAAATTAAACGGGATCAAATGCGCGATTGTTGCGCAAGAAAAAGGAGAAGACACAGAGGCTCGAGTGTATCGTAATTTTGGCATGGCGCATCCAGAAGGATTTAGAAAAGCTAAACGTGTCATGCAGCTTGCCGAAAAGTTTGATCTTCCTATCATCACATTCATCGATACGCCAGGCGCCTATCCAGGACTTAGTGCAGAAGAGCGCGGCCAGGGGTGTGCTATCGCAGAAAATCTTTATGCGATGGCCAAATTGCAAGTGCCTATCATCTGCGTGATCATTGGAGAAGGCTGCTCGGGTGGTGCTTTGGCAATCGGCATGGGTAATTCTGTAGGC
The Chlamydiota bacterium DNA segment above includes these coding regions:
- the suhB gene encoding Inositol-1-monophosphatase codes for the protein MHNAFLQAAIKAAQLSKSIHQYYSKIGFTTSSKSAICDVVTTADQEAEKAIKKSLFETFPKHGFLGEETGEEEKRSDYRWVIDPLDGTLNFSRGFPFYCTSIALEHMGKVIVGVVLDSNLDELFFAVEDQGAYLNGKQLHVSNVKQLDSILISTGFSPRLEDFKKNIGYANAVLNKGLAIRRAGSAALDLAYVAAGRQDAFWELFLKPWDVAAGSLLVKEAGGMITTLENKEHHLISPSIVGSNGHIHNDLLKLFGF
- the accA gene encoding Acetyl-coenzyme A carboxylase carboxyl transferase subunit alpha: MTRKTILPHEIEIMEYEQAIGQMQEQKVWDPEDLKRLQDKLILLRKKAYSKLSAWERVQISRHPNRPKAKDYLEALFTDFVELFGDRTFGDDHAIITGLGKLNGIKCAIVAQEKGEDTEARVYRNFGMAHPEGFRKAKRVMQLAEKFDLPIITFIDTPGAYPGLSAEERGQGCAIAENLYAMAKLQVPIICVIIGEGCSGGALAIGMGNSVGMLENAYYSVISPEGCASILYKDANKKDVAAKKLKLLAEDLIQFNVIDEIIKEPIGGAHLDAKLTFENTKTFLLATIEKFSKLSKEALVEQRYQKYRNIGVYQS